The following DNA comes from Miscanthus floridulus cultivar M001 chromosome 5, ASM1932011v1, whole genome shotgun sequence.
CCTTTGATCGGATCCTCGACCGAGTGATCGGATCCCCTAATATCTCTCTCTATTGTAAGAACTCGATTGAGGATTCCTAACACGAAGAATACCACTAGTGGATGTAGGGTTTAGATGCTCGAACTAGGATAAACCCCATGTGTTTTAAGTGCTTAAGCCACCAAAGACTCACATATCGACCCACGTCAAACAACTAGATTGTTGTCGTGGAATCAAACCCATGACACCCTCACTCAAAAAGAGACCGACGACTAGAGACACAGAAGTGTTGGGGGCCAGCTGTGGATGACCATGCCACTAGCCACCTGGAGATCAGACCAGCACCTGCGTCTAGACAAGCTAGGACCACTTCAGAGAGACTGACTGAACCAATAGCACTGTCACACGGTAGAGGTGAAGCCCCCTTATGAGTGACTTGACTCTATAGATCTAGAATCAAATCACAGATGCGGCTCCCCTTACGACAGAGTTCATGAGATCTCTCTTTACCACAGTCGTGTCTTAAAAAGTGAGTCTAGACTATTTCAAAACATCAGAGACGCAGGGCATCGAGCACACACCTGTGATATCGATCACTAATACAGATGCGTCTTTACACCATGTGTCTATGATATTATATCTTTTCACAACTGCACTTTCTCAAAACGCGTCTCTGATAACTCAACCTATTATTGAAGACATAGGTTGTATAACACTGCGTCTGCAAGATTATATCTAACTACATATGTGTTTTCTGTGTCTTTGATAACTCAACCTGTTATTAGAGACATGTGTATGAAACATGTGTCTGTAGTAACGTGTCATCATAGACGCATCTAGTTCCCCACTGATCCTTTGGCCATGCATGGTTGACAGAATACTAGAGACGTGTGGTAAATAGATGCGTTTGTGAATTGTTATTATAGACGCGTCCGATTTAGCATCTGTGGTATGGCACTACCCCAGAtcttgacatcactgccggttcaaaaacccccttcactgccggattttgaaccgacagtggcataccagcAGTGATGTGGGATTGACATCATTGCTGGTTCTTATAAACCGACAGTAATATGGTTTTCAGAAAATCCAAAAAACAGgctgaaaaaatagaaaaaaaattaattctgGGAGAGGCCCCACTGGACAGCCACACGGTCGTGTGTCGCAAGTCCAAAGCCACGCAAATTTTTTGCGTGAAAACACGTGCTTCGTGGCCACCGGCGCTCGAACCCCTAACCTCTTGCTTCACATCTTCagcccctaaccactccacctgcaagctatatgtccaaatgagattttcgtcctagccattttatgttcatctgattttgaaatgagtatttaggaccctaaacgaatttaaataaaaaagttgccaacgacaaagttttataacttttcgagatctgcaacttttattttggtagtttctccatccgaggtcgtttacaaaatttgaattttaaatttgagaaattcaaacgtagttttccatgacaagatgatttcaaatcaaaaagttgtcaactacaaagtttcataactttttgagatctacaagttttattttttCTGTTTGTCCATCtaaggtcatttaaaaaattcaaattttaaatttttgaaaattcaaacgtagttttccttgataagatgaattcaaatcaaaaagttgtcaactataaagtttcataactttttgggagctacaacttttattttggtagtttctccatccgaggtcgttcacaaaatttgaatttcaaattttagaaattgaaacgtagtttttcttgacaagatagTTTgaaaatcaaaaagttgtcaactacagagtttcataacttttcgagatctacaacttttattttagtcatttggtcatttattcatctgacatagtggtagtaatattgttcacaaatgttataTATCCCtctcactttatcggatgaagaaatgatcaaaataaaagttgtaaatcttgataagttctacaacttctatgttcatgactttttcagctgaaatcatttagtgttccaaaattATGTTTGGAAGTTGccattttttaaattcaaaattcaaataaatAAAACACAATCACAttaaaagatggataaaataatagctgtaagaacataataaattgatagagcatggttttagaaaaattttagaaaaaaaatcatcaaatttgaagtgagtacgagggagaaaaactagttataaattttaaccagagattaaaaagagaaatcagagttcttcgattatttcaaaatttaattttaaacaacattttgaagtagtaaatgatttcaaatgaaaaagttgtcaactacaaagttgcataactttttgagatctacaacttttgtttttggcgTTTCTCTATCCGAgatcgtttgaaaattttaaattttaaattttagaaatcaaacgtaattttcgttagatagatgatttcaaatgaaaatatttggacatccaaacaatctcaaactaaaaaagtttgaactacaaagttgtagatctcgtcgagtactacaactttgatataaagtttgtcttcattgaACATGATATGAGAAACTTATACAGTTTTCTTgcagcatatcactgtcggttcaggccacgaaccgacagtgatagtatcagtgtcggttcttgaCAAAAACAGGTAATGATGACCCAATATCtttgtcggttcttggctaaaaccgatagtgatatgaaccgacagtgaatacCCGAATATCAGTGCCGGTTAGTcctatcactgtcgattttagcaaaaaaccgacaatgatgggctatcactgtcggtttcttaaaATCCGGCATGCACTGATAAGGGCCATTATATACTAATAAATATATATGGTTCCCACATGGATTATTTGCATTGTCACTAATAGTACATATAGCCTCAAACCACTAGTTGGTAAAgttttttctcgaatacacaaGTGAGCCGTGTATCATtatattgcattaagaagaaaaaagagaGTACAAAACACACAAAAAACACCAACCACACCGTCACTCAGAAGAGTCAGCATTTTTTCTCAAATTCAGTCAGTTATAGTCGGTATAAACTTATAGTGACAACACTTTCACTGACTTATAATTATGATCGGCAAAGATATATATGAACTGATGATCAGTCACTATAGTCTATAGCGGCTTTTACCGACCCTAATGGAGTCGTGGATTTTGGGCTGTGGTATAGTGATGACGATGAGTTCATAATTTGACGTCATCCCGTAAAAAAAATGAATGAACACCTGCCCAATTCAATTTAAACCTTGACTCCATAGACAATTGCGTACATTCACACAAAGAACCCCCCTGTCACATACAGCTGATGGCAGTAGGTTCCCTAAAACTATGTATATAATTATACTCTATCATCACATACAGTATATGCATGCTGGAGTATGAATACATTTCTATGTTCGTACATATGCTGTATACACGAACAAAATCGCCAAATCCCACACTCAACGAACCAAATGATTTGCACCCAGCCaccgagaagaagaagaagaagaagaagaaagaaggaaTTCACTTTAGCTGGGAAACGAAGATTAATCCTCCGGCAGATTATTTAAAGCATGGACCATGACCTGCATCACTCTGACCTGCATCTGGAGGCGCAGGATGTACCCGGCGGCGTGCAGGAGGAGCTCGTCCAGCCGGTCCCCACCAGATTCCTGGCCGACGACCGCGCCGTCGTCGTCTCCGCACAGTGGCACGAGCCTCCTCAGCGCTTCCATCTTCCTCCTGATCGCCATCACGCGCTTCCTCGACGCTGCCGCCCTCGGGCGTTTGCCGCCGGCAGACTTCTTCCTTAGCTTTCTCGCCTTCATGGGGGACGCCGACGGCCTTGTCAATTTCAGGCGCCTTGTGGCCGCCGGTGCAGCCATCTGGCCTGTGGCAACGAGGAAGCTAGCACTGGCTAGCTTCAGCTTTTGCACGTAGAGACGGCTAGGACGGAGAGCAGTGGACAATGTAGTAACAGCGCGAGATTAAGGGAGCAAGCTCTGATGCTTATATAGATTAGATGCCAATTGCCATGTGCGTGCGTAGTTGGGGGCACTGGCGGCACAGGTAATCAAAATAAAAGCAGATTCAATAGGAAAACAAGTAGCAGCATGCATAAAGTATCTGTTTGTTAAGTCGTGTGGACATGGGGAACAGCTAGCAGCAGGGCGGAAACAGGGGGGCAGCACGCAAAGAGATCCAGGTCACGTTGGGTAGCATCCTGCGATATCTCAAGAGCACGAGAGGTGTTTGCTTGAACGCCCAGGAAGCAAGGTCCGGGCATATGCCGCATGTTCTCCTAACTCGTGGCCACATGCCCCCGCGCGCGCGCTGACGGCTCATTTCACGCAGGCATGCCACGCAACATGCAGCGCGCAGTCTCCCGGCCAGCCGGCCCCGGCGGCCACACGCCACTCGTCGGCCACTCCGGCTGCCCGGTCGAGCTGCCGAGCATATGCGTGCGCGCGTGCCGGCACCCTCTTTTCCTCGTCGAAACGCGCTGTCGGATTCGCGCCCCGCGCGCCACTGGGGCTCGCTCCTCGCACCTTCGACGTGTCCTTCCTTTGGGCCCCGACGCCCCGTACGTCCCCGTGCATATGCAGAGTGCCAATGCAATGCGCGCAGCCACCGCCCCGCCGTCACATGATCCGATCCCGATCCACATCCACTAGCTAGCTAGCGAGGCATATGCGTTTGCTGACATGCATCCATGAATATAAATGAATTACACACCATTAAATAGAAAGTTTACAGCACGGGAAATTGAAACATTCTCAAGTCTCAACATTTCAGTAAACCATGAATGTATCGCATGTTGAAGGAAGTGCTTAGAAACTGAATGACACAATGAGCAGACGCCTTGCACTGTTTGTGGTAAGCCTTATAGGTGTAGCTTACCTCTTCCTCAATCCTCACTGCATTAGTAGTTCTTCCCATCCACCTTTATAGTGATATATTGACGATCTAGAAGGAGCCCCTCAGCAGCCTTCCTCACACCATCAACTGTCGCCATGGCGCCCGCATCATGCTGCTCAAACTCGAGGACCAAATGCTTCAGGCTCGACAGATGCTCTAAGCCAGACACACCACTCGATTCATCAGCACGGCCTTTCTCAAACCTCAGCTCAAGTGCTTGGACCTTTGGCAGTACATGGGGCTCAAATGTTACTGATGGTGATGTGCACCGGATGCACAGTTGTTTAACAGTCTTGAGCCCATTACCGGGGAACATGATTTGCTTCTCATTTCCAGGCGTTTCAGTTGCATAGTAATACAGTTCCAGATCCCTCAAGTTATCGTGCTTACTGAACTCTTCCACGACGTTGGCAGAGCTCTTTGTGGTACCAGCGCATGACAATGACCGCATGGCTTTCATCTTATCCATCCCGCCAGGCAGCTTGGCACTCCCAGCAAGCAAATGCATTATCTTTTCCAGCCTGACAATACTGGGAGGCAGCTCTTCCACCATTGTTGACCTCACATCAAGTGTCTCCAAGCACCTTAGATCCCCAATTGCTTCTGGGAGTTCACTAACATCAGTGCCTTTGAGGCTCAGGTACCTCAGCAGCACCAGCTTGCATAGGCCATCCAAGCACACAGGACCATTGCAGCCTTCGAGGTCCAGCACGCGCACCACTTTCAGATCAGTCAGGTGAGGGGTGGCACTGGCGTGACCAAAGACAGTGACTGAGCGAGCATGAGATAAGTCGGTAGACTCATTTCGGGCTGCAGGTTGATCTCCCTTGCTATTGTTCTTCAAATTCAGGGATAGCCGACGGACAGTTCTGTTGTTGTTTAGGATGTGTTGAGCATCCGTCAGAGTGGCAAGGTTGTCTTCCATGGACTTGCAAACAATGAAATCATATATCACTGGGTGGACTCTGCAACGCCTTGGGATACTATCATGGTTCAGACCCAATGGTTGTACCAAGTTTCTGTCAATTAGCTCTTTCAGGTAACTGATTGCTGTCTCCTCTTTGCTTCCAGTGATGAATCCTTCGGCGATCCATCGCCTCACTAGGCGCTCTGTCTCAATCTCTGAATTCTCAGGAAATATGCTCAGATACAGAAAACAGGACCTGAGATGTGGCTGTAGATCGTTGTAACTAAGATCGAGTATTTGCTTCAGCCCATCTAACCCATCTGGATGTGAACTGCATAGCAAGTTCAATCCATGCTTTTCCCATTCATCTCTTGATTGCTTGGGTGCTAACTTGGCTGCTATGCTAACCACAGCAAGTGGCAGGCCAGCACACCTTCTCAGAACCCTTGTAAAAGCATCCTCCAGATGTTGTGGACAATCATTCCGGCTGCTGAAAGCTTTCTTCAGAAACAATTCCTTGGCTTCATTGTCAGTAAGGAGGCCGATCTTGTGGACAAATTTGCTTGAACCGGAATGATGATTGGTGGGCAACGCATCATTCCTTGTTGTAGTGATTATCCTACTACCAAGATTGTTGTCTGGAAAACAACACCATATTGCTCCCCATTGTTCACTACTCCATAGATCATCAATCGCAATGAGGTACCTATAATAGTAAAAAAGGATGCACAGATGAAGCAAAATATTACCAAATCAGCTTGTGATTCTGTAGTCTGGATGCTAAAACTCAGCAGGTCATGCTAGACATACCTCTTCTTCTCCAGTATTTCTCTGACCCTGTGGATGAGTTGGCTAATGTCCTCGCCTCCTCGGTGCTGTTCGCCGAGTTTTGAGAGCATGTCCTTGACTGTCTTCACCATGTCCGCCTTCGGTCCGATGGAGACGAAAGCAGAGCACTGGAAGGTGTTGTCTGCTTGAAGACGCTGGTACACTGCATTGGCGAGCGTCGTCTTCCCTGAGCCGGCCATCCCGACAATGGAGACGATTTTCAGCTCATTAGTGCCGCCGGCGTCCATGACAGTCTTGAACATATCCTCCACTTTCCCATCTAAGCCGACGAGGCTGCCGGGGTAGACGAAGAGCGCAGAAAGCCTGGGATCATGGGGGTGTTGCGAGGTGGTGCCAACCATCGCGCCGAGCCTGTAGCGATTCCGCTGCTCGCTAATCTCAAGAACGCGCTCCTTGAGGCCCTGGAGCTCGCTCGCGATGGTGTGGCGGGCGGGGAGCGCCGTTAACTTGTCCACACAGCGGCGAATCCAGGCACGAAACCCGGAAGTGGATTGGGCGCCGCCGTCGACGCGGATGCTGAAGAGGTCAACCCAGTCTTCGATGTCATAGGCGACCTCGCGGACAAGGCCAATCCATCCACTAGTCTGGGAGTCGTGGTGGTCGAGGGACTCACAGTGGTGGATGGCGGCGTGCATGCTTGACAGCTCGGCCTGGAGAAAGACGACGTCCCCGCGGACGCCGGAGAGCAGTGCATACTCCTGCTCCAGCAGCTCGCCGAGCTTCCCCGGCAGCGCGTCCACAATGCCCGACAGCGCGCCCACCACGATGTCCATCTCGCCGGCCGGATCGGTCTGCTCCGGAACTCCGATTTGCGCGTGCCTCCGCCGCGGCGAGGAGATGGGCGTGGACTTGCAGAGCACCCAAGTCTTCGCCGCCGGGTCCTGGGATGGTGTCGGGGTGCGCGTAATATTTTCCAGTAGGCAAGCTGCTTTGAAGCCACAGTTTGCTCTGTTTTTTTAAAAGGAAATACTCATTATTCATCATTCGTTAAAAGCAAAGTACAGAAATGGGACATAAGTACATAATGACCCCCTTCAAAGTTCTGTAAATTAATAAGTACAGAAATAGTACAGTTTTGCGAATAGGCTGAAGCTTGATAAGAACAAAGTCAATCTTGCATGTCTTACATATGTTTGTCTCTCTTCTAATCTTAAGTATTGAGCAGTTTCTTCCATTTTGTAGCAGTAGGTAGTGCCACAAGAATAAGTTTGAGACTAATGGCCTACACCCTCTGTTACATAAAAAAAGTATTATTTCCACTTCCCTataagtcaaacatttttaatTATGAtcatatatattaatatatttgGTACATAAATAGTATCGTAAGATAGATTGTTGAATATATACTTAGAATAAACTTacttgaagatataaatgttgctaatattttctataaatctaattaaatttaagaaagtttgaccaacacGCCGTACGATTTTTTTTATAGTGCAGAGGGAGTAGATTCTAGTAGAGCATTGAGCCAGCTCTGGCAGCATTGGCCAACACCTTATTATCTATGAGAAGGTTGATCTACTGCAAGTTTAAGGTGGTTGCTAATTTGACACCTAGTAGTAAACCCAGTCCTTCCGCCTCCAACAGGTCCACATGTTGAGGTATCACAACTTGAAAGAAGTAACCAGAGCACAAGCTACAATTCTAAAATTtgactaattatatataaaaaacatCAATATTTATAATAACAAATATTGTTTGCCTAGACGGTTATTTAGCCCTTTACATATCGTTTAAATGGTACGCAatggtacaccgtttccgtttaatcaaccatttagcccgtttaaacacaaCCTCTTTGTTGGGTAGAGGTAGTATAAGAGTAGTGAGAATGAAGATGCCAATGCATGTTTGAGTGGACTACAAGATATGGGAGTATCAGAAGATTTTTGTTCGTTCACATGCCTGCAAGGATCCACTAAAATTTGTATAGATGAGGAGGCACAAAATGGTTATTAGCCACATCAAGCTCATGAGTGGGCGTTGAATCTTCTTCCATAGCACAGTTATAACCTCTACCAAAAGTATTGGCTTTACGAAGCACTCTTGTAACTGACCAATGGGTGTTGTGGAACCTGTGATCATTTCTATATTTCCATAAGCACCACATAATTAAAAAACCAAACATGTCATGGCTTGTAACGAGCGTTGTTGTAAAATGGTGGTGACTTGGAGGTATAGCCCATGTCCTGAAGAGGGAAGCGAAGTTGACCTAAGTCCCAGTGTTGATCCAAACTAGATAACCCTAACAAAACCGCATTCAAAGAAAACATGGTTTTCATTCTCAAATTTGGTGCAGTGCATACAACTTTCATTCACATTGGGATTGATTCTTTGAATTCGCTTAGTAGTGCCTAGGACCGGTCTAAGCAATCTCCAATCGAAGGCCTTGACTCTTGACCAGATCATTTTGTCTTTCCATTTTCCATACATGTTGAAGGAAGTTCAAAACTTGCAGTGGAATGTTAGTAGGTGCATTATTGTTGTTTCTTCGGCAACCAACATTTTGTAAGCACTATTGGAGATACATGCACCATTAGAGGTTAACTTTCAACAAATGATATCTTCACCTGCATCTGAAATAATTGGAATATGCATAATAACACCTAGATTTTATTGTCCAAAGAAAGCTATGACCTTATTAACTAGTGTGTCCCGTCTTTTTGTACAAGGTAGCCAAAGATTTTGATACCTTATTTGGAATTTGATATTCATTTTTTCAAGATTGAGTCGATCATGCATTTATTTATTTCCATATATATAGGGCACCATGGTTTATTCTAGATGGAGGTATTATATTACTATCTAGGAACTGAATGGGAACATGCTTGTCCAAATGATGTCTAACATTAAGAATAGGAATTCTAGAAAGTGGATTGTTTGGAAATAAGTAACAATTGTCCATAATGAAGCACATGAAAAatattttgcttttttttttatctTAGGAACAATGGAATTAGGTTCATAAATAAGGCGTCAAGTGGTGCTACGCATACCTTTGTTACATGATCCAATTTTCTAATGCACAAACCTCTTTCCTTTTTAGGCTTCCATCTGGAGTCCCATGATCTGTAGTGAATAGGCTTTTTTGCTGATCTTTTTTGGAATCCATGCCACCAAAGAGTCCTAATAATCGATGTAATTTTTGCTAGAAAGTTCTCGTTGAAGAGAATGTCAGCCATGTGATAAATAGGAATTGATGCAAATATAGATTGAATAAGAGTAAGTCTCC
Coding sequences within:
- the LOC136452136 gene encoding transcription factor UPBEAT1-like yields the protein MAAPAATRRLKLTRPSASPMKARKLRKKSAGGKRPRAAASRKRVMAIRRKMEALRRLVPLCGDDDGAVVGQESGGDRLDELLLHAAGYILRLQMQVRVMQVMVHALNNLPED
- the LOC136452135 gene encoding disease resistance protein Pik-2-like, whose amino-acid sequence is MDIVVGALSGIVDALPGKLGELLEQEYALLSGVRGDVVFLQAELSSMHAAIHHCESLDHHDSQTSGWIGLVREVAYDIEDWVDLFSIRVDGGAQSTSGFRAWIRRCVDKLTALPARHTIASELQGLKERVLEISEQRNRYRLGAMVGTTSQHPHDPRLSALFVYPGSLVGLDGKVEDMFKTVMDAGGTNELKIVSIVGMAGSGKTTLANAVYQRLQADNTFQCSAFVSIGPKADMVKTVKDMLSKLGEQHRGGEDISQLIHRVREILEKKRYLIAIDDLWSSEQWGAIWCCFPDNNLGSRIITTTRNDALPTNHHSGSSKFVHKIGLLTDNEAKELFLKKAFSSRNDCPQHLEDAFTRVLRRCAGLPLAVVSIAAKLAPKQSRDEWEKHGLNLLCSSHPDGLDGLKQILDLSYNDLQPHLRSCFLYLSIFPENSEIETERLVRRWIAEGFITGSKEETAISYLKELIDRNLVQPLGLNHDSIPRRCRVHPVIYDFIVCKSMEDNLATLTDAQHILNNNRTVRRLSLNLKNNSKGDQPAARNESTDLSHARSVTVFGHASATPHLTDLKVVRVLDLEGCNGPVCLDGLCKLVLLRYLSLKGTDVSELPEAIGDLRCLETLDVRSTMVEELPPSIVRLEKIMHLLAGSAKLPGGMDKMKAMRSLSCAGTTKSSANVVEEFSKHDNLRDLELYYYATETPGNEKQIMFPGNGLKTVKQLCIRCTSPSVTFEPHVLPKVQALELRFEKGRADESSGVSGLEHLSSLKHLVLEFEQHDAGAMATVDGVRKAAEGLLLDRQYITIKVDGKNY